A region of Streptomyces deccanensis DNA encodes the following proteins:
- a CDS encoding GntR family transcriptional regulator codes for MEHEGSWAKKPHSRLESASVMADSRDRVLRTVREDICWSRLVPGQRLDVNLVVGRTGVSRSVVRQALRDLCDQGWLTIVDEGCVVGVPSPEEAAEIDEVRRALEEVTVRRFVAHASDAQLRALHGALMEFEDLAELPPDPSALLQARDNFYGLLLRAAGVMVTLDALAKLRARIIVLMCASLCSPGRARAAGAELRAVYEALADRDAERAVLACATHVDRSYEAGFRALAALGGSEPGTALH; via the coding sequence GTGGAGCACGAAGGCTCGTGGGCGAAGAAGCCCCACTCGCGCCTGGAGTCGGCCTCGGTGATGGCCGACTCCAGGGACCGCGTCCTGCGGACGGTGCGCGAGGACATCTGCTGGTCACGGCTCGTTCCCGGGCAGCGGCTCGACGTGAACCTCGTCGTGGGACGCACCGGCGTCTCGCGGAGCGTGGTGCGGCAGGCCCTCCGTGACCTGTGCGACCAGGGCTGGCTGACCATCGTGGACGAGGGATGCGTGGTGGGCGTGCCCTCGCCGGAGGAGGCCGCCGAGATCGACGAGGTCCGGCGTGCCCTGGAGGAGGTCACGGTGCGGCGCTTCGTCGCACACGCCTCCGACGCGCAGCTGAGGGCACTGCACGGCGCCCTGATGGAGTTCGAGGACCTCGCGGAGCTACCGCCGGACCCGTCGGCCCTGCTGCAGGCACGGGACAACTTCTACGGACTGCTGCTGCGTGCCGCCGGCGTCATGGTCACGCTGGACGCCCTGGCGAAACTGCGGGCCCGGATCATCGTGCTGATGTGTGCCTCCCTGTGCTCGCCCGGCCGTGCGCGCGCCGCGGGAGCCGAACTGCGCGCCGTCTACGAGGCGCTGGCCGATCGCGACGCCGAACGGGCCGTTCTCGCCTGCGCCACGCATGTGGACCGCTCGTACGAGGCGGGCTTCCGGGCACTGGCCGCCCTCGGCGGCTCCGAGCCCGGCACCGCGCTGCACTGA
- a CDS encoding Nramp family divalent metal transporter translates to MSTGTSAAAPPLTQVPALRRAVRRRRLAFYGPAFVAAVAYVDPGNFATNFQAGARHGYLLVWVLVSACAVAMFIQYLSAKTGLATGRDLPTLCRDSFRRPVVVGLWAQAEVVAMATDLAEFVGAAIGLYLLFGVPMLPAALITAVVSFAILALQRRGYRPFELAIVFLLGIIALGFAYTLVAAGGQSASGLAAGMTPAFHGTDSVVLAIGIIGATVMPHVIYLHSALTAQRQAPEGPAERKRALRTLRVDTTLGLSLAGLINLSMLCVAAAVFHGAAGDFDGSLGSAHQGFDRLVGGGAALAFAAALLASGLSSSGVGTYSGQVIMEGFLRMRIPLFLRRAITMAPALVVLALGMSPDKVLLASQVVLSFGIPFALIPLVLISRRRDLMGDLVNRRVTTFVGWVAALLISGINIYLLQQVFFG, encoded by the coding sequence ATGAGCACCGGCACCTCCGCGGCAGCCCCGCCCCTCACCCAGGTCCCCGCCCTCCGTCGAGCCGTCCGCCGACGCCGACTCGCCTTCTACGGGCCTGCGTTCGTCGCCGCGGTCGCCTACGTCGACCCCGGCAACTTCGCCACCAACTTCCAGGCGGGAGCCCGCCACGGCTACCTGCTCGTCTGGGTCCTCGTCTCGGCCTGTGCGGTCGCCATGTTCATCCAGTACCTGTCGGCCAAGACCGGTCTGGCCACCGGACGGGACCTGCCGACGCTCTGCCGGGACAGCTTCCGCCGCCCGGTCGTGGTGGGACTGTGGGCGCAGGCCGAGGTCGTGGCCATGGCCACCGACCTGGCGGAGTTCGTGGGCGCGGCGATCGGTCTCTATCTCCTCTTCGGCGTGCCCATGCTGCCCGCCGCGCTCATCACCGCCGTGGTGAGCTTCGCCATTCTGGCCCTCCAGCGGCGCGGCTACCGCCCGTTCGAGCTGGCGATCGTCTTCCTGCTCGGCATCATCGCCCTGGGCTTCGCGTACACCCTCGTCGCCGCCGGCGGCCAGTCCGCCTCGGGGCTGGCCGCGGGGATGACACCGGCCTTCCACGGCACCGACTCCGTGGTGCTGGCCATCGGCATCATCGGTGCGACGGTCATGCCCCACGTCATCTATCTGCACTCGGCCCTCACCGCGCAGCGGCAGGCGCCGGAGGGCCCAGCCGAGCGCAAGCGTGCCCTGCGCACCCTGCGCGTCGACACCACGCTGGGCCTGAGCCTGGCCGGACTGATCAATCTCTCGATGCTCTGCGTCGCGGCCGCCGTCTTCCACGGTGCCGCCGGGGACTTCGACGGCAGTCTCGGCAGCGCCCACCAGGGCTTCGACCGGCTGGTCGGCGGCGGCGCCGCGCTCGCCTTCGCCGCCGCGCTCCTGGCGTCGGGCCTCTCCTCCTCGGGCGTGGGCACCTACTCCGGCCAGGTCATCATGGAGGGCTTCCTGCGGATGCGGATCCCCCTGTTCCTCCGGCGGGCCATCACCATGGCACCCGCGCTGGTCGTCCTCGCGCTCGGCATGTCGCCGGACAAGGTCCTGCTGGCGTCGCAGGTGGTGCTCTCCTTCGGCATCCCGTTCGCGCTGATCCCCCTGGTGTTGATCAGCCGCCGCCGGGACCTGATGGGAGACCTGGTCAACCGGCGCGTGACCACCTTCGTGGGGTGGGTGGCGGCTCTGCTCATCTCCGGTATCAACATCTATCTGCTGCAGCAGGTCTTCTTCGGCTGA
- a CDS encoding IclR family transcriptional regulator domain-containing protein, translated as MAAEAVAHGVDELVTEHAPAEVVGPLMRGIAVLRALTDAGGREDAQQLAHRASLPRATLDRITGTLDSLGYLRLEGREVMLAPPLMEVGNAYLSAVRIPELLGPHADALAEELDEDVTLTVPDRHGAHFVHSSKRNRRMSIVCGIGDRLPLDASAPGAMLAATWSSDEWERHQAEHHCLRGPGHARACTNDLRERAAAARSEGWSLDDQWLEPGLIALGVPVHGPDGDVLCVVNVVSLIGRHPSAEALARAALPAARRAAAEMERELSPRQPMSRSEPMAGQVKDTRTPTNGRDFVESLARGLSVLTAFGEGRHALKSSDVARLTGLPRATARRALITLDHLGYLTNRGGLYRPNAAILSLGYAPLSRLTLPQLAQPHLTELSRRLSDSVSMSVLSGSEIVYVARAAGVRLVTVDASVGTRLPAYATSMGRVLLADVPRDECAALLAASPLARLTPNTVTDVDELLGVLERTADRGYALVDEELEVGLRSMAVPVRGKNGKVLAAINVAMHPSRRTVTECCEQVLPALLATAEAVEGDLSAVPHSGRLQLT; from the coding sequence ATGGCGGCCGAGGCCGTAGCCCACGGGGTGGACGAGCTCGTCACGGAGCATGCGCCTGCCGAGGTGGTCGGCCCGCTGATGCGTGGGATCGCCGTCCTCAGGGCCCTGACAGACGCCGGCGGGCGAGAGGACGCGCAGCAACTCGCCCATCGCGCGAGCCTGCCCCGGGCCACTCTCGACCGCATCACGGGCACCTTGGACTCTCTGGGCTACCTCCGGCTCGAGGGACGCGAGGTGATGCTGGCACCCCCGTTGATGGAAGTGGGCAATGCCTACCTGTCCGCCGTGAGAATTCCCGAGCTCCTCGGGCCCCACGCCGACGCTCTGGCCGAGGAACTGGACGAGGACGTCACATTGACCGTCCCGGACCGGCACGGCGCCCACTTCGTCCACTCGTCCAAGCGGAACCGCCGGATGAGCATCGTCTGCGGCATCGGCGACCGGCTGCCGCTCGACGCCTCGGCGCCCGGCGCCATGCTGGCCGCCACCTGGAGCTCCGACGAGTGGGAACGGCATCAGGCGGAGCACCACTGCCTGCGAGGGCCGGGGCACGCTCGGGCGTGTACGAATGACCTCCGCGAACGGGCCGCCGCCGCCAGATCCGAGGGCTGGTCCCTCGACGACCAGTGGTTGGAACCGGGCCTGATCGCCCTGGGCGTCCCCGTCCACGGTCCCGACGGAGACGTCCTCTGCGTGGTGAACGTCGTCAGCCTCATCGGGCGCCATCCGAGCGCCGAAGCCCTGGCGCGGGCCGCACTGCCTGCCGCCCGCCGTGCCGCAGCGGAGATGGAGCGCGAACTAAGCCCGCGGCAACCGATGTCACGGTCCGAACCCATGGCCGGGCAGGTGAAGGACACCAGGACTCCCACGAACGGGCGCGACTTCGTCGAATCCCTCGCCCGTGGCCTGAGCGTGCTGACAGCCTTCGGCGAGGGCCGCCACGCCCTCAAGAGTTCCGACGTCGCCCGTCTCACCGGTCTGCCGCGTGCCACCGCGCGGCGTGCTCTCATCACCCTGGACCACCTCGGCTACCTCACGAACCGGGGAGGGCTGTACCGTCCCAACGCCGCGATCCTCTCCCTCGGCTACGCCCCGCTGTCGCGTCTGACGCTGCCGCAGCTGGCCCAGCCCCACCTGACGGAGCTGTCCCGTCGGCTCTCGGACTCCGTGTCGATGTCAGTGCTTTCCGGCTCGGAGATCGTCTACGTCGCCCGCGCCGCCGGCGTCCGCCTGGTGACGGTCGACGCCTCCGTGGGCACCCGACTGCCCGCTTACGCCACCTCCATGGGCCGGGTCCTGCTCGCCGACGTTCCCAGAGACGAATGTGCCGCGCTGCTCGCCGCCTCGCCCCTCGCACGGCTCACCCCGAACACGGTGACGGACGTCGACGAGCTTCTCGGGGTTCTCGAGAGGACGGCCGACCGCGGGTACGCCCTGGTCGACGAGGAACTCGAAGTCGGCCTGCGCTCGATGGCCGTACCCGTGCGCGGCAAGAACGGCAAAGTGCTGGCCGCGATCAACGTGGCCATGCACCCCAGTCGGCGCACCGTCACCGAGTGCTGCGAGCAGGTCCTGCCCGCACTCCTTGCGACGGCTGAAGCGGTCGAGGGCGACCTCTCCGCCGTACCCCACTCCGGCCGGCTCCAACTGACCTGA